From Bradyrhizobium sp. AZCC 1610:
GCGCGCAATTGATGGGTTCGCCCGGTGACCGGCTTCAACGATACCCAGGCGAGCTTCTGCGCCGAGGTCTCGACCACGGCATAGTAGGTCACCGCGTGGCTCGCGCCCTCGTCGCCGTGTTTTGCAACCCGCATGATGCTGTCGTCCTCGCTCTCTTCCTTGGCGAGGTAGGTCGAGATGCGGCCCTGCTTCGGCTTTGGCACGCCGGCCACCAGCGCCCAATAGATCTTTCGCGCGGAACGGTGGCGGAACGAGCCGGTCAGGGCGGTCGCGGCAAAGCGGGTTTTTGCGATCAGCAGACAGCCCGAGGTTTCCCTATCCAGCCGGTGCACCAGCCGCGGCTTCTGGCCCTTGGCGTCGCGCATCACCTCCAGCATGTCGTCGACATTTCGCGTGATGCCGGAGCCGCCCTGCACCGCGAGCCCCGCCGGCTTGTTCAGCACCATGACGTCGGCGTCCTCATAGAGGATCATGTCCCTGATGGCCTGCAGCGTCTTGGTGGCAGCTTCCGAGAGCTTTCCCACGCCCTTCGGCGTATCGAGCTTGAGCGGCGGAATGCGCACGCTCTGGCCTTCCTCCAGCCGGTCCTTGCTGTCGGCGCGCTTGCCGTTGACGCGCAGCTCGCCCTTCCGGACGATGCGCTGGATGTGGGAGAACGACAGGCCGGGAAAGCGCGCCTCGAGGAATCGATCGACGCGCATGTTGTTTTCGTCGGCGGTGACGACGACGGTCTGGACTTTGGTCGGCAGCGGCGGCGGCTCGGGCGCGACCTTCTCCGGCTCTGCGACAAAGGGCTTTGGCGCACGGGGCGGCGAAGCTGCAAAGCGCGTCGGTGGCTTGCCGCCCGGACGATATGCCGGCGCCCGCTCGGCCTGCGAGCCCCGATACGGACGCGCGCCCTTCGGGCGATCGCCCGCGGGGCGGAGAGGTCTCTTGACGCGTCGGCTCATGATGGCTGCGGCTCCGAAAGTTAAGCGGTTGGGTAGCGCAAAAGCAGCGAATCGTCACGGTGAATTCAGTACAAATCAGGCGCCGGATCGGCCATGTTAGGCCAAACAACCAAGAAACGTGGGGCATTCCGGATGAAACTATCAAGGTCGGCTTTGACCGTTCTGGCGGCAATGGTCGCGAGCACGGCGTGGGCACAGCAGATGCCGGAGGATCTGGCCTGGAAGCTCCTGGAACTCGGCCGCGTCATCGACCCACCCAAGACGGTGGAGCTCTACGCGCCGCTGCAGGAAAAAGAGCCGTATCAGGGCATCAAGGTCGACCGGGACGTTAAATACGGCCCCGCCGATCGCAACCTGCTCGATATCTTCGCACCGGATAATGTGACATCGGCCCGGCCGGTGCTGATCTTTGTCCACGGCGGCGCCTTCGTCGGCGGCAACAAGCGGACAACACCGACCAGCCCGTTCTACGACAACATCATGCTGTGGGCGGCAAGGAACGGCTTCATCGGCGTCAACGTCGCCTATCGGCTGGCGCCACTCGCACCCTGGCCGGCGGGCGCCGAGGATATCGCCACCGCGGTGAAGTGGATCACCGACAAGATCGGCGAGCGTGGCGGCAATCCCGCGCGCATCTACCTGATGGGACATTCCGCCGGCGCGGTTCACGTCGCAAACTATGTCTCGCATCCCGAATTCCACAAGGTGAAGGGTGGCGGCCTGGCCGGCGCGATCATGCTCTCGGGCATTTACGACCTGACCGCGACACCGCTCGCCGATACCCAGCGCGCCTATTTCGGCGCCGATCCCGCGCGCTACGCCGAACGATCCTCGCTGTCCGGTTTGGCAACAACGGATATCCCGCTGATGCTGGCCGCCGCCGAACTGGACCCGGAAGGCTTCGTGCTGCAATTCGATCTCGCGAAAGATGCAAGCTGCAAACGCGCCGCCGGATGCGCGCGCACGTTCCTGCTGCCGCAGCACAGCCACATGTCGGAGGTGTATTCGATCAACACCGCCGACACCCGGCTGACCGATCAGATCCTGGATTTCGTGAAGACAGGGAAATAGCCGAAGCTATTTGCACTGGGCGACGTTTCTGACCGCCGTCAGATCGCCCATGGAATTGTTGGACGGACGGCGCTTGGCAGCCTCCTCCGCCGCCGCGCAGGCCGCGGCCGGGTCGCCATTGTGAAAGCGCGCCCAGGCGAGATTGGTCCAGGCGTCGCCGAAATCGGGAGCATCCTTGACCGCCTGTTCCAGCACGGACTGCGCATCGCGCGGCCGTTTGGCGACCAGCAGGAAGCGACCATAATCGGCCTTGAGGGCCTTTACCGGGTTGGGCCGCTCCAGCGCGATCCTGAAGAGTTCGTCCGCAGCATCCAGGTCATTGAATCGAGCTTGCGCAACCACCGCGAAGCCATGATAGACGCGGCTCTGTTCAGGCAAAATGAGAAACGCCTGATTAAATCGCACCGCGGCTTCCTTTATCTTGCCGGTATTTATCGCTCTCCAGCCACGCATGGTTGTTTCATCGAAAGCCTTTTCACGCGAGCCGGTGGCTCCCACGATGGCGTCTACAAATTTTTCATCAGCGGCTTTCTCCTCCGGACTCTTGACCGCAAATCCAAAAAATGGCTGCTCGTTGGTCGGCACGGAATACGTCCGCTTCGTCACTTGAACGCCCGGCACCACCTCGACGGTTTCGGCAGCAGCCGCAAGCGTGGACGCCAGCGTCGCCACAACGGCGACGGCCCGAATGGTCAGTGCAAGATAGTCCCCGAAACTGTTCATTCGCGTTCACGTTCCCTTCGCAACTTCGCCCAGTAATCCAGCCGCTTGCGGATCTCGCGCTCGAACCCGCGATCCGGCGGATCGTAGAAGGTTTGTCGCCCCAACGCTTCCGGAAAGTAGTCCTGCCCAGAGAAGGCGTCCGGCGCGTCGTGGTCGTACTCGTAACCCGAACCATAACCTTCCGACTTCATCAGCTTGGTCGGCGAATTGAGAATATGCTTTGGCGGCAGCAGCGAACCGCCCTCCTTCGCTGTGCGCATCGCAGCCCCGAACGCCTTGTAGGCGGCGTTCGATTTCGGCGCGGTGGCGAGATAGATCACCGCCTGCGCGATCGCGAGTTCGCCCTCGGGAGACCCAAGAAAATCGAAGGCATCCTTGGCGGCGTTGCAGATCACAAGCGCCTGCGGATCGGCGAGACCGATGTCCTCAATCGCCATGCGCACCACGCGCCGCGCCAGGAACAGCGGGTCCTCGCCGGCATCCAGCATGCGCGCGAGGTAATACAGCGCCGCATCGGGATCGGAGCCGCGCACCGATTTATGCAGCGCCGAGATCAAATTGTAATGGCCGTCGGCGGACTTGTCATAGATCGGCGCACGCCGCTGCAGGATCTCCTGCAATTGCGCGGCGTTGAAGATTTCGTCCTTGCGCGCGGCGCGCCAGACCTCTTCGGCGAGCGTCAGCGCGGCGCGGCCGTCGCCATCGGCCATGCGCACCAGCACGGCGCGCGCCTCCGCATCGAGCGGCAATTTCCGGCCCTCGACCTTTTCGGCATGCGCAAACAGTTTTTCGATCGCAGCGGCATCGAGCGAATGAAACACCAGTACCCGCGCCCGCGACAGCAGCGCGGCGTTGAGCTCGAACGACGGGTTTTCCGTGGTGGCGCCGACCAGCACCACCGTGCCGTCTTCCATCACGGGCAGAAACGAATCCTGCTGCGCGCGGTTGAAACGATGCACCTCGTCGACGAACAGCAGCGTGCCCTTGCCCATTTCGCGCCGGGCGCGCGCAGCGTCGAACACTTTTTTCAGGTCGGCAACGCCCGAAAACACCGCCGAAATCTGCTCGAAATGCAGTTCAGTGGCGTCTGCCAACAGCCGCGCCACGGTGGTCTTGCCGGTGCCGGGCGGTCCCCAGAACACCAGCGAGCCCAGCGTGCGCGTGTCCAGCATCCGCGTCAGCGCGCCGTCGGGCCCGAGGATGTGATCCTGGCCGACGACGTCGGAAAGCGTGCGCGGGCGCAGCCGGTCGGGAAGCGGATGCGGCGCGTCCTGCTCCATCCCTGCCGCAGCAAAGAGATTGGTGGCCTCGCGGGGTCGCTTCGGGCTCATCCGCCGAGCGTCACGTTGATCTGCTGGCCGCCACGCACCACGACGATGCGCCAGAGCCTCGACGATACTTTCGAAGCCTTGTCGAGGTCGCTGGTTTTGCTGATCTTCTGGCTGTTGACCGCAAGGATGATGTCGCCCTTCTGGAATCCGACGCTGGCCGCGGTGCCGTCATTGGCGAGGTCGATCACCACGACGCCCTCGGTCTGGGAATCCAGGTGCAGCTCGTCGGCAATCGCCGGC
This genomic window contains:
- a CDS encoding RluA family pseudouridine synthase, translating into MSRRVKRPLRPAGDRPKGARPYRGSQAERAPAYRPGGKPPTRFAASPPRAPKPFVAEPEKVAPEPPPLPTKVQTVVVTADENNMRVDRFLEARFPGLSFSHIQRIVRKGELRVNGKRADSKDRLEEGQSVRIPPLKLDTPKGVGKLSEAATKTLQAIRDMILYEDADVMVLNKPAGLAVQGGSGITRNVDDMLEVMRDAKGQKPRLVHRLDRETSGCLLIAKTRFAATALTGSFRHRSARKIYWALVAGVPKPKQGRISTYLAKEESEDDSIMRVAKHGDEGASHAVTYYAVVETSAQKLAWVSLKPVTGRTHQLRAHMAHIDHAIVGDPKYFNKENWDLPGGLQNRLHLLARRIAIPHPRGGVIDVSAPLPPHMLQSWNLLGLEHDRFDPIENAPEE
- a CDS encoding alpha/beta hydrolase, with amino-acid sequence MKLSRSALTVLAAMVASTAWAQQMPEDLAWKLLELGRVIDPPKTVELYAPLQEKEPYQGIKVDRDVKYGPADRNLLDIFAPDNVTSARPVLIFVHGGAFVGGNKRTTPTSPFYDNIMLWAARNGFIGVNVAYRLAPLAPWPAGAEDIATAVKWITDKIGERGGNPARIYLMGHSAGAVHVANYVSHPEFHKVKGGGLAGAIMLSGIYDLTATPLADTQRAYFGADPARYAERSSLSGLATTDIPLMLAAAELDPEGFVLQFDLAKDASCKRAAGCARTFLLPQHSHMSEVYSINTADTRLTDQILDFVKTGK
- a CDS encoding tetratricopeptide repeat protein → MATLASTLAAAAETVEVVPGVQVTKRTYSVPTNEQPFFGFAVKSPEEKAADEKFVDAIVGATGSREKAFDETTMRGWRAINTGKIKEAAVRFNQAFLILPEQSRVYHGFAVVAQARFNDLDAADELFRIALERPNPVKALKADYGRFLLVAKRPRDAQSVLEQAVKDAPDFGDAWTNLAWARFHNGDPAAACAAAEEAAKRRPSNNSMGDLTAVRNVAQCK
- a CDS encoding replication-associated recombination protein A; translated protein: MSPKRPREATNLFAAAGMEQDAPHPLPDRLRPRTLSDVVGQDHILGPDGALTRMLDTRTLGSLVFWGPPGTGKTTVARLLADATELHFEQISAVFSGVADLKKVFDAARARREMGKGTLLFVDEVHRFNRAQQDSFLPVMEDGTVVLVGATTENPSFELNAALLSRARVLVFHSLDAAAIEKLFAHAEKVEGRKLPLDAEARAVLVRMADGDGRAALTLAEEVWRAARKDEIFNAAQLQEILQRRAPIYDKSADGHYNLISALHKSVRGSDPDAALYYLARMLDAGEDPLFLARRVVRMAIEDIGLADPQALVICNAAKDAFDFLGSPEGELAIAQAVIYLATAPKSNAAYKAFGAAMRTAKEGGSLLPPKHILNSPTKLMKSEGYGSGYEYDHDAPDAFSGQDYFPEALGRQTFYDPPDRGFEREIRKRLDYWAKLRRERERE